DNA from Strix aluco isolate bStrAlu1 chromosome 26, bStrAlu1.hap1, whole genome shotgun sequence:
TTGCTGTGGTGAGAACCCTGGAaagccctccctgtcctttcaAAGCCCCTCTGTATTGGATCATAGGGTTGTATTTTCCCCACTCCCCTCCTTTCTAAAAGCTTTTAAGTCCTTCCTATATCTGAGAATAAAAGTTTGAAGTCTGGCAGATGAACCACAGACGTTCTCATCAGCTCAAAGCCTGGAAACATCCTAAATTTAAGCCCAAACTGCACCATGGGCTCCCAGGGTCACAACCCTCCAAGCCCCCATCATCCGTTTTCACTTTCCGCCCAGGATTTTAGCCCAAATCTCCACTTGTTGCCAAAATTTTGGCCAAGGTGAAGCTGTGTTTCCACCAGAGAAGAGCTGCTGAGGGCTTTGGGGAGAAAACCTCGGAGCCTGTGGTGCCCGTGGGTCCAGCTGAGCCCGGGAAGCACAGCGACCCATCTAGAGGGGGAAACAGCCACATTGTTTTCCTCCTACCACCCTGGCTTGTCAAAGCAGGCAGTAATATGCCccaaaaaactattaaaaaggtAAAAGCCTCATCTGGCTTCGCACAGCTGCACTGTTGGCCCATCCCAAGCGAAGCAAAGAGCGCAATATTCATACTCGCTGCGGCTTATGTGCTTTAGGAACCTGTCAATTCAGCCTTATAATTGCATTATAACCCAAAGCTATTTTAATGTTGCTATCTGCCTCTCCTCGGCTCTTCTGATAACCCCAAAGTTATGTATGTAAATACACTAAATGGCTGTAATCTCCCGTACTGTGCACAGAGCCCATGCTGGGAGAAAGCGGCCAGGACACAAAGGTTGCTGTAATCTTGAAATACCTGACAAACAGGGCACGATGAAGGGAATTTATTACCTGCGATTTCGCTCTGCTCTGTCCGGGGCTGCCTGAGCCACAGAGTTGCTGGAGACAAATTCAAATAGTCCCACCGAAAGCAAATAATCCAGCCCCGCTGCAGCTTTTGGGATGTTTTGGTCCTGTGCTGGTAGTGCAGAAGATGCTGCATTGCTGGGCTTGGGCTCAGAGAGATGGGAAGGGGATTTTCTGGGCTCACCTCATCCCATTGTGCTTTGTGGGACGGAGCTGATGCTGGTAGCAGGGTGACCGGTACCCGCGAGGCAGGATCCGACCTCTCCAGCACGTTGGGCAGATGAGTATCACAAAGCACTGAGTGCCTCATCGTCTCCTTTTTTCCAGCCCATGTCCTGCAAGGGGACAATTAAAAGGTCTTCCCTGGGTGTGACACACGGCGTGGGGACTCCCAAAGCTGCCCCATCCAGTTCGGGAGGGTGATGTTCCCCCGACACCCCCACCCACCGCCGGCACCCTGCTCCGGGCTGTCCCGCTCGCATGGGTGGCCCTGGTCCTGCCCTGGCTGTGACAGCAGGCTGGTGGCACGCAcgtcccccagcccctccagccctgtTGATGTGGCTGAAAAGGCAATTCCCACCGGGACAACGCAAGCCTCAGGCACGGGAGGACGAGGTATGGGCCTCACCTCTGTCCGGATGGAGCcaggggtgctggtgggtgctgggggtgtgtgGTCCTGAGGGTGCGCCGGGCTCAGCCGGGCTCCGTGTCTCTTCCCAACGCCCAACACTTTGCGCTGGCATTTAGGCTCTGTCGTATGGCACCTCCTGGCACCCCTTTACGCCAGGAAGCGTGGCTGGCTGAACCGGCCCCGACATTTCAAACACTCCAGCGTGACCTGGAGCCACAGCTCAGGGCAGCCCTGGGTGAGTTCCCGCTTGTTAAATGACTTCTCCATCAATATTGCAGCTTGAAATAATTATCCAGAGCTCAGACAGCTGCTCCTGCCTAATCAGAACTCTTCATCCTTCCCAACGGATCTGCCCGGGGTATTTACACGCCTGTGCAGAAGCCCAGGAAAGCCCGGCTGAGGGCACAGCCACGTTGGGGGAGACCCTGGTGAGCGTCCCCTCCCCATGCCATGGGAAACCACCACACTGGTCTCCCCATCACCTTGTCCCACAGCCATGTCCTCCCTGGAAATGGCCCTGAGAGCACTGGCCTAGCCCAGCTGCGCACGGCTTATCGAGCTGGACCGGCTCCTAGCCACCTGGCCAAGATGTAGGAGGGTCAGGCTCTGCTCTGCGTTGGAAGAGCTCCAGGTGCACCCTGTACCCAGGTCTCCTCCAGCCCAATGTTCCCCTGAGCAATCTCTGCACTGGCAGGGCTACATTGCAACACCTCCTTTCACCCCGTTAATCCACTGAGACACACCAGAGCAGCTGTTGAGCTCTAattcacagaatctcagaatcatctgggttggaaagccCTtaaagctcctccagtccaaccatgaacctcaccctgaccgttcccaactccaccagatccctcagcgctgggtcaacccgactcttcaacccctccagggatggggactccccccctgccctgggcagcccattccaatgcccaacaaccccttctgcaaagaaatccttcctaagagccagtctgaccctgccctggcgcagcttgaggccattccctcttgtcctggcgctggttccttggctcaagagactcatcccccctctctgcaccctcctttcagggagttgcagagggccatgaggtctcccctcagcctcctcttctccagactaaacccccccagttccctcagccgctccccatcagacctgtgctccagaccctgcaccagctccgttgcccttctctggacacgctcgagtcattcaatggcctttttggagtgaggggcccaaaactaaacacaaattCATACTCACCCAGCAGCCAGTGGCATGGGCTGGTGCTGATTCcatgcaggcagcagggcaggcaggggacacTGGTGGGATTTCATGCTGCCTGAGCTCCTTGGGTGTCTCAGCATCCTCCTCTTCCACAGGGACACTGATGGAGCCAACCTGGCCAGGCGGCCGGCACGGGGAGCAGCCCTGCACGGTGAGGTTCATGTGTCCCATGGTGCAGAGCATGGTGGGAGCTGGGACAGGCCACGGTGTGGGCCTGAGCTGTGGGGCAGAGCAACAGGGCTTGGTggtgcccccagcccagctcagggCGAAGGGAGCTACGGGTCTGGGCAAGAGGCAGCCCCCCAGAAGCCCCCACCTTGCAAAGAGTCGATTTAGTGAGGCAGGACTGGTCGGTGGTGCTGGTTCCCATGTGtcctcccagggcagggggggcacgttcaccaccaccaccccacgcCTGGTGAGAAACCATGGGCTGGCAGAGTTTGGGGCTGGCAGGGCTTTTTGCCTTGCCATAAGACAGGCAGGAGGAGGGTCAGAATTCCAGGAGATTTCCTCACAGGCAGATGTGTCACATCTGGAACTCACCGGTGAAGCTGGACTTGGAGCCGAGTCAGAGCCTGGGGCAGCCGATGCCGGAGCAGAGTCCACTCTCTGCTCACCGAGGGACGTCCCGGCACGGGATGCAGGAGCTGGCATGCCAAGGGACGGGCTCGGCAGCGACCACGCTCCTTTCGGGAGGagcaggctcctgctggcagctcCACCAAGGAGAAAACCTTGTGCAGACGATTAAGCTTTACCCCAAAGCAGCCCGGAGGCAAACGCAGGCGGCTGCCGGCCTGCAGtaagagcagagagaaaaaaaaaaaaaacccaacccaacaccTTTGATCCCACAGCCCTTGGTGGCACGAGCCTGGTGGCTGGGGGAAGCCCTGTGGCAACCCCAGCAGCTTCCCGGGCTCATCAGCCCCACGTGGGGCTGGTGGTGCCTTCGTTGAGGTTCAGCGGATGGGGGGAGTGATGGGCACCCCCCtgagaagaaaaagggggaaagggaaggaggcagcaggcacCGATGGGGCTAATGAGAGGGTGGATTTCCTCAATTATAGGATAACGCCAGTAATCCCAGCTTTCGAAGGTTTAGGCGAGTGACAACTGCTGTGGGATGAGCCTCCCTCGCTCCCACGCGACGGCTGAGGAGCCCGGCGCCTTCGCTGAGCCATGAACCGGCGAGCGGAGCAGCTCCCCGCCTGCCCGCCAACACAGGTCCCAGCACCCaaacaccctgcagcaccctTACCTGCCAAAGGGTGTCTTGGCATCGGCTAAAACCCACCAAGTGCCCCGGGGGAGATGGAGATGGACCCTCCAGCCCAGCACGCTCGAGCCAGCAGTGTTTGCCGTCACCTCTCCTGCTGTTCCCGGCTGCTGGTAGGTTTTGCACTTacctggggctgtggggagctgccAGGGGACATCTGTGCCATGGGGAAGAGCGGCAAGCCCCAGGAGCTGGATGTATCCCAGTTTCTTGGAGGGGTCCCTGCCCTGCAAGGGGGGAAATTTCCTTTACTCCGGCCAAAAAGACGCCGTCCCTATCATTGGGGCGGGGTAGTGGGGCAGCAGCGAGAGGGGCACTCATGGAGTCAGATGTGTTTTTTCCCATTGCAACTCCCGTGATCTTCCACAAGAGCCCTGAACACCTCTTTTATTCTCCCTATCCAAAGGAGTGAAGAAAGAGCTGCTTGGAGATAAGAAACTGGATGGCCGAGAGACGGAACTTGGTTTTGGCACCGGATAAACCACGTTCATCCAGTTGGGAGCTGGCTGGAAAACAGAGCTTGTCCCGGCGGTCCCTCCTCGCTCACCTGCACAGCCCGGGATGGCCTCGGGGTGGATGGGTTGAGGTTGGACGTAACGCAGCCTGCCTGGATAAAACAAGTCATCAACTAAATAACCACCGGGCAATTATTGCTATTAGCAATGCCGACCGTCTCCAATTCCCTGGGCGTTAATGGGAGGTGGAGGGTACCTGGTCCCTCCCAGGGTTAGGTCACCCGTGACGTGGGGTGGTGGTGAGGATGCACTTACTCACGTCGCTCTGCGCCCTCCGTCACAGGCAGCCCGGCAGCACCCGCCGAGCACGAGCCAGAAGAGCAGCATCCAGCCCCAAATGAGCAGGTTGGGTTCCAAGGCCGCCGGCTTTCAGGAGGGCACGTTACAAAACCGCCGAGCTGCTTGTGGTAGGAGCAAGCTCGGCGCTGCAGAGAAGGACACACGCGCTCCGCAGTCCCTCGCAGGTGGTTGTCACCATAGGGAAGGGCTGCgtccctcctgccttcccaccatccacaattaggggctttttttttttttaagccttccCAGGACAGCAGCGCTGCTCGTGATCTCAACTAAAACACCCCTGGGCAGACGATCATCCTTTTGGGGACCGATTCCTCCTGAGCCCCGCTGCAGCGGCGAGAAAACCCCTCCTGGATGGGGGATTACACCCTGGATGTTCAGCCTTTGCGATGGGAGTATTCAGGGACTGTCCAGGGCtgaaggggaggaggagcaggggaagaaactGGCTAAACTCGTTACACTGGTGATATTTGAAAAGGGTGGTTAGTAAGTGGCATGTTAACATTATGTCCAGTCTTTAAGGAATGCATCCAGGATTCATTAGGGGAGCAGTAGTTAGGTGAGTCACGCTGTGGACATGCGGATTTAACCAGGATTTCAAGCCCAAGCGACCTGTAATTGCATATTAGTAGAGGGATGCTTAAAGTAATCAGCTGTTCCAGCCACGCCGCCCCGGTGGctacggggagggggggaagggaggagggctGGAGGGGTGTCGTGCATCCAGCCCCTCCTTGGATTACAAGGCAAAAATGTAGGCCACACAAACACCCCGGGGAACGCGCTGCTTGGTGGCTTTTCCTTTGAAGGCAGGGTGACACTGCTCTTGCTGAAACTGGGGTTTGATAGTGGCGAGATAAGCAGGGTAAATATGCCGTAGTGGCGGGAGAGGGCAACGATCAACCACCCCGGTGCTGTCGGGGCTGGCCCCGCGCAGAGCTACCCCGAAGAGAGACGTCTCCATCCGTCATTGAAGAGAAACCTCCTGgccagggaggagaggtgggaacaGCTACCACACGCTGGAAGAACCATGTGAGCTCTTAAGAGTGAAAATGCATGTCCTCGCTTGTACGGGGAGAGAGATAACACATTACACATCGCCCTGCGCCTCCCCTGGCACCGCTCCAGCCTAATGCCTGGCTCCAAACCCACGGTCCCACCTACAAGTCCTCTTCTCTCCTGGAAATGCCATTATTTCCCCTTGGCATCGCTGAAGGGATGTGCAGCAGGTTGGGGTAGGGGGGTGCAAGGACACCCCATCCCTGGCCCATCTCACAGCTCAGTTGTGCAACAGCTCGAGGCTGCAGATtgaccttttttccctccttttctaaGCAAACATGACTTTGAGATGGCTGTCAGTCATTCCCCTTAATAACTTGGGATGCCAGCAGATGATTTCAATCAAATTTGTCAGAGCCATCAAGTTTCTACAAGCTGAAATGGGTGGCTGGGCACCGGGATCCACCCAGATGAGGG
Protein-coding regions in this window:
- the LOC141934994 gene encoding uncharacterized protein LOC141934994; amino-acid sequence: MAQMSPGSSPQPQAGSRLRLPPGCFGVKLNRLHKVFSLVELPAGACSSRKERGRCRARPLACQLLHPVPGRPSVSREWTLLRHRLPQALTRLQVQLHRAAPRAGRLARLAPSVSLWKRRMLRHPRSSGSMKSHQCPLPALLPAWNQHQPMPLAAGTWAGKKETMRHSVLCDTHLPNVLERSDPASRVPVTLLPASAPSHKAQWDEDQNIPKAAAGLDYLLSVGLFEFVSSNSVAQAAPDRAERNRR